One window of Nocardia sp. NBC_00508 genomic DNA carries:
- a CDS encoding phosphatase PAP2 family protein, translated as MSAESAAEQAPAAPPEVAIINAVQATLGNKPTVVSAARGMSHFGEHALGWVGIAAAGWLLDKPRRRQWAGVAVGAVGAHAASIVIKRVVRRPRPNDPTVQVNVGTPSKLSFPSSHATSTTAAAVLLGRLTGLPLPAVLVPPMLLSRVVLGVHYPSDVLAGSALGAASAAALLAAEKRLESDRTRKSLG; from the coding sequence GTGTCCGCGGAATCCGCGGCCGAACAGGCGCCCGCGGCGCCACCGGAAGTCGCGATCATCAACGCCGTGCAGGCCACCCTCGGCAACAAGCCCACTGTGGTGTCCGCGGCGCGCGGCATGTCGCACTTCGGCGAGCACGCGCTCGGCTGGGTCGGCATCGCCGCCGCGGGTTGGTTGCTGGACAAGCCGCGGCGCAGGCAATGGGCCGGGGTCGCGGTCGGCGCGGTCGGCGCGCACGCGGCCTCGATCGTCATCAAGCGCGTCGTCCGTCGGCCGCGTCCGAACGACCCAACGGTGCAGGTCAACGTCGGGACGCCGAGCAAACTGAGCTTCCCGTCCTCGCACGCGACCTCGACCACGGCGGCGGCCGTGTTGCTCGGCAGATTGACCGGGCTACCCTTGCCTGCGGTGCTCGTCCCCCCGATGCTGCTTTCCCGAGTGGTCCTGGGGGTGCACTATCCCTCCGACGTGCTCGCCGGTTCCGCGCTCGGTGCCGCGTCCGCCGCTGCCCTGCTTGCCGCCGAAAAGAGACTCGAGAGTGACCGCACAAGAAAGAGCCTTGGTTGA
- a CDS encoding decaprenyl-phosphate phosphoribosyltransferase produces MSEEPTGADLAEAVVKGPPKTLAGGLFKAVRPRQWVKNVLVLAAPLAAGTVTDVDVLAHVGVAFVVFCMAASGIYLVNDALDVEADRAHPTKRFRPIAAGIVPVNLAYLLSTLLLAGSLAGSFLASWHLAVVMAVYIGIQLGYCFGLKHQAVLDICIVSSGFLLRAVAGGAAADIPLSQWFLLIMAFGSLFMAAGKRYAELQIALGTGAKIRKSLEYYTPTYLRFIWTLAATAVVVFYGLWAFEQDRANHTEWFAISMIPFTIAILRYAVDVDGGEAGEPEEIALGDRVLQFLAIAWIGAVGVAVYLT; encoded by the coding sequence ATGAGTGAAGAGCCGACCGGCGCCGACCTAGCCGAGGCCGTTGTCAAGGGCCCGCCCAAGACGCTGGCCGGTGGTCTGTTCAAGGCTGTCCGTCCGCGGCAGTGGGTCAAGAACGTCCTGGTGCTCGCCGCGCCGCTGGCCGCGGGCACGGTCACCGACGTGGATGTGCTCGCGCACGTCGGCGTCGCCTTCGTGGTGTTCTGCATGGCCGCATCGGGCATCTACCTGGTCAACGACGCGCTCGACGTGGAGGCCGACCGGGCGCACCCGACCAAGCGGTTCCGGCCGATCGCCGCGGGCATCGTCCCGGTGAACCTGGCCTACCTGCTCTCGACGCTGCTGTTGGCCGGGTCGCTCGCGGGGTCGTTCCTCGCGTCGTGGCATCTGGCCGTGGTGATGGCGGTCTACATCGGCATCCAGCTGGGTTACTGCTTCGGCCTCAAGCACCAGGCGGTGCTGGACATCTGCATCGTGTCCTCGGGCTTCCTGCTGCGCGCGGTGGCGGGCGGCGCGGCGGCGGATATCCCGCTGTCGCAATGGTTCCTGCTGATCATGGCCTTTGGTTCGCTGTTCATGGCCGCGGGCAAGCGTTACGCCGAACTGCAGATCGCGCTGGGTACCGGCGCCAAGATCCGCAAGTCGCTCGAGTACTACACCCCCACCTACCTGCGCTTCATCTGGACGCTCGCCGCGACGGCCGTGGTGGTGTTCTACGGGCTGTGGGCATTCGAGCAGGACCGAGCGAATCACACCGAGTGGTTCGCGATCTCGATGATCCCGTTTACCATCGCAATCCTGCGTTACGCGGTCGACGTCGATGGTGGCGAGGCCGGTGAGCCCGAAGAGATCGCGCTGGGGGACCGCGTCCTGCAGTTCCTCGCAATCGCCTGGATCGGAGCGGTAGGTGTCGCTGTCTATCTCACCTGA